From Penicillium psychrofluorescens genome assembly, chromosome: 1, one genomic window encodes:
- a CDS encoding uncharacterized protein (ID:PFLUO_002117-T1.cds;~source:funannotate) has translation MATLDEYKPPPLPAPFTNTNPPPILLTQGAEAHLYKTTSLNPSTPAALKIRPTKPYRHPILDRRLTRSRIVQEARCLVKLVKEGVSVPAVLALDCEGQGGEEASWGGAWLLMEWIEGPVVRVVLEQWEAWMKAQIHLEETVRISEEDRVRGLMRRMGETIGALHKAGVVHGDLTTSNLMLQPFEGESEANDSVSMEGKIILIDFGLASQSAQDEDRAVDLYVMERAIGSTHPRTEPLFDSLLQGYRESYKGAVSALKRLEDVRLRGRKRSMLG, from the coding sequence atggccacccTTGACGAATACAAACCCCCACCGCTCCCCGCGCccttcaccaacaccaatCCCCCACCAATCCTCCTCACCCAAGGCGCCGAAGCACACCTCTACAAAACCACCTCCCTCAACCCATCCACGCCCGCGGCCCTCAAAATCCGACCCACAAAACCCTACCGCCATCCAATCCTCGACCGCCGCCTCACACGCAGCCGTATCGTGCAAGAAGCGCGATGTCTCGTGAAACTCGTCAAGGAGGGCGTCAGCGTGCCTGCGGTTCTGGCACTGGACTGTGAGGGACAAGGCGGCGAGGAGGCATCGTGGGGTGGGGCTTGGCTGCTGATGGAGTGGATTGAGGGACCTGTTGTGCGCGTTGTACTGGAGCAGTGGGAGGCGTGGATGAAGGCCCAAATCCACTTGGAGGAGACAGTGCGGATATCGGAGGAGGACCGGGTACGTGGGCTGATGAGGCGGATGGGGGAGACGATTGGCGCTCTGCATAAGGCCGGTGTTGTGCATGGGGATTTGACGACGAGCAATCTCATGCTGCAGCCTTTCGAGGGGGAGTCAGAGGCAAATGATTCGGTCTCAATGGAGGGGAAGATCATCCTCATTGATTTCGGGCTGGCATCGCAGAGTGCCCAGGACGAGGACCGCGCTGTGGATCTGTATGTCATGGAACGCGCGATCGGGAGCACCCATCCGCGGACAGAGCCGTTGTTCGATTCTCTTCTACAGGGATACCGGGAGAGCTATAAGGGTGCTGTCTCAGCGCTGAAGAGGTTGGAGGATGTGCGGTT
- a CDS encoding uncharacterized protein (ID:PFLUO_002118-T1.cds;~source:funannotate), whose amino-acid sequence MALVEDLPVHDLSKINGVKNPLGSNGTPTATVQNNVVNDSASEYSTAQHQFELEEHPIDQLRPIKVGVIGAGLAGITAGVILPAKLPGLDLRIWDKNSDVGGTWFENTYPGVRCDIPAHAYQSGFAPNTQWTEEFAQGHEIRDYWQGVARKFNVYQYLRLQQKVQKAEWLADEGQWKVTIEHVDGSNKLYEEKLDVLINAIGHFNAWKLPDYEGINQYKGSLFHSSNWDHTVDLKGKRVALIGNGASGLQVLPSAQTIASHVDHYARNPTWIADSFGETAGVRRLEANLFTPAQLDSFKDPETYLEYRKGVEVNFFRRFGSIFKDTPENNAVREKWKELMLKRIAEKPELGDKIIPDFPPNCRRPTPGPGYLEALTKKNVDYIQTRIKRFTETGIVTEDGVERQADITICATGANVDHAPPFSIIADGVDLKQAWKKDGLFGFPYTYIGFATPGFPNLLWLGGPFSSGHSGTVPNNVENQVTYIAKLLRKIRSQGIKSVVPTKQAADDFVEYCDKFYPRTVWSANCSSWYNGGQPGGRIHGLFPGSATHANIIRREPRWEDWEYTYINPSGNRFAYFGNGWSTRELTPGANLTPHLKLPEEVDLKSYMEGWWDI is encoded by the exons ATGGCACTAGTGGAAGATCTTCCGGTCCATGATCTGTCGAAGATTAACGGAGTTAAGAACCCCCTGGGTTCGAATGGAACGCCAACTGCGACCGTGCAGAATAATGTGGTCAATGATTCTGCCTCGGAATATTCAACAGCGCAGCACCAGTTCGAGCTTGAGGAACATCCAATTGATCAATTGAGACCTATCAAGGTCGGTGTTATCGGTGCTGGTCTTGCTGGTATTACAGCTGGCGTTATACTACCGGCGAAACTGCCAGGTTTGGATCTCCGAATCTGGGACAAGAATTCAGACGTG GGCGGAACTTG GTTCGAAAACACGTATCCCGGGGTCCGCTGTGATATCCCCGCACATGCCTACCAATCCGGTTTCGCGCCCAATACCCAGTGGACCGAAGAGTTTGCCCAAGGACACGAAATCAGAGACTACTGGCAGGGAGTGGCGCGCAAGTTCAATGTATACCAGTACCTGCGCCTCCAACAAAAGGTCCAAAAAGCAGAGTGGCTAGCAGACGAAGGGCAATGGAAGGTTACAATTGAGCATGTAGATGGCTCAAATAAG CTCTACGAAGAGAAACTGGATGTTCTCATCAATGCCATCGGCCATTTCAATGCTTGGAAATTGCCGGACTATGAGGGGATCAACCAATACAAGGGCTCACTTTTCCACTCCTCCAACTGGGACCACACTGTCGACTTGAAAGGCAAACGAGTGGCTCTTATCGGCAACGGCGCCTCAGGCTTGCAGGTTCTTCCCTCAGCCCAGACAATCGCCAGCCACGTCGACCACTATGCTCGAAATCCTACTTGGATTGCAGACTCATTCGGGGAAACAGCGGGAGTCCGTCGACTGGAGGCCAATCTTTTCACACCCGCACAGTTGGACTCGTTCAAGGACCCTGAAACGTATCTAGAATACCGAAAGGGCGTTGAAGTCAACTTCTTCCGGCGCTTCGGGTCTATTTTCAAAGATACTCCTGAGAACAATGCCgtgagagagaaatggaaggaGCTGATGCTGAAGCGCATCGCGGAAAAGCCTGAGCTGGGAGACAAGATCATACCTGATTTCCCGCCTAACTGCCGTCGTCCCACCCCTGGTCCAGGCTATCTGGAGGCTTTGACCAAAAAGAACGTTGACTATATTCAAACTCGCATCAAGCGATTTACTGAGACAGGAATTGTTACAGAAGACGGCGTCGAGAGACAAGCAGACATCACTATCTGTGCTACTGGAGCCAACGTCGACCACGCGCCGCCCTTCTCTATTATTGCCGACGGCGTGGACCTCAAACAAGCCTGGAAGAAGGACGGTTTGTTCGGGTTTCCTTACACATACATCGGCTTCGCAACACCAGGATTCCCCAACCTCCTCTGGCTCGGCGGACCGTTCTCCTCTGGCCACAGTGGCACAGTGCCGAACAATGTCGAAAACCAAGTGACTTACATTGCCAAACTGCTCCGCAAGATCCGCAGCCAAGGTATCAAGTCTGTTGTGCCCACCAAGCAAGCCGCAGATGATTTTGTCGAATACTGTGACAAGTTCTACCCGCGCACTGTCTGGTCGGCGAACTGTAGCTCCTGGTATAATGGCGGCCAGCCAGGCGGGAGAATCCATGGCCTGTTCCCCGGAAGTGCCACGCATGCAAACATCATTCGCAGAGAGCCGCGTTGGGAGGATTGGGAGTATACATATATCAACCCCAGTGGGAATCGGTTTGCGTACTTTGGGAATGGCTGGTCGACGAGGGAGCTGACGCCCGGAGCGAATCTGACGCCCCATTTGAAGCTGCCGGAGGAGGTTGATCTGAAGTCTTATATGGAGGGGTGGTGGGATATCTAG
- a CDS encoding uncharacterized protein (ID:PFLUO_002119-T1.cds;~source:funannotate) — translation MSSEKKQLILNAFAMHSPSHLNPGLFRYPSDQGAQYKDIKTWIALAQKLEAAKFHAIFFADVLGGYDVYKGPSNLDPTIPSSAQFPINDPLYSVPAMAAATDSISFGITASTTYDAPYAMARRFSTVDHLSNGRIGWNIVTSYLDSAARNFGLNTQVEHDERYRIADEYLDVTYKLWEGSWRDDAVTWTKQPASSNAAADVAGKGYADPKLVRQINHNGKYFQVPGPHLCEPSPQRTPFLLQAGTSSAGKAFAAKHAEAVFVHAQKPELARPSVDSVRQQAADLGRNPQDIKVIAGALVIVAETDEAAQAKFDELKKYGDEEGALALFGGWTGYDLSTYADDQDFRFVEQPAVRSMVNHWASTVPGGEGKKWNKRTIAEYLVLGGNGVKIIGSVQSVADEMERWVSVGDIDGFNLSYATLPDTFDETITLLLPELRRRGLFWEDYAVKGGTMRENMYGQKGLNRLPESHAGAKFTWKAGEELPKYQEKN, via the coding sequence ATGTCTTCAGAGAAGAAACAACTCATCCTCAATGCCTTCGCAATGCATTCCCCCTCCCACCTGAACCCAGGTCTATTCCGATACCCGTCCGACCAAGGCGCGCAGTACAAAGACATCAAGACCTGGATCGCACTCGCGCAAAAGCTCGAGGCAGCTAAATTCCACGCCATTTTCTTCGCAGATGTCTTAGGAGGCTATGATGTGTATAAGGGGCCCTCAAACCTAGATCCGACCATCCCCTCTAGCGCGCAATTCCCCATCAACGACCCTCTATACAGCGtgcccgccatggcagccgcgACAGATAGTATCTCGTTTGGAATCACCGCGTCAACGACCTATGATGCGCCGTACGCGATGGCCAGACGGTTCTCGACGGTTGATCATCTCAGCAATGGACGCATTGGATGGAATATCGTTACCTCGTACCTAGATTCGGCGGCAAGGAACTTTGGGCTGAACACCCAGGTCGAGCATGACGAGCGCTATCGCATTGCCGATGAGTATTTGGATGTTACCTATAAGCTGTGGGAGGGGTCATGGAGAGACGATGCAGTCACTTGGACGAAGCAGCCAGCCTCTTCGAATGCAGCTGCGGATGTTGCTGGAAAGGGATACGCAGACCCAAAACTCGTCCGACAAATCAATCACAACGGGAAATACTTCCAGGTCCCTGGTCCGCATCTCTGTGAACCGAGTCCGCAGCGCACGCCTTTCCTCCTGCAGGCTGGGACATCGTCCGCGGGCAAGGCTTTCGCAGCTAAGCACGCCGAAGCGGTCTTTGTGCATGCTCAAAAGCCAGAACTCGCTCGTCCGTCTGTCGACAGTGTGCGCCAACAGGCTGCAGATCTTGGCCGCAACCCGCAGGATATTAAGGTGATTGCGGGAGCATTGGTCATTGTCGCGGAGACGGACGAAGCGGCACAGGCCAAGTTCGACGAGTTGAAGAAATACGGCGATGAAGAGGGTGCGCTCGCTCTGTTTGGCGGGTGGACGGGCTACGACCTTTCTACCTACGCCGACGACCAGGACTTCCGCTTCGTGGAGCAGCCCGCCGTGCGGAGCATGGTGAACCACTGGGCCAGCACGGTTCCCGGAGGCGAGGGAAAGAAATGGAACAAGCGGACGATCGCCGAGTACCTGGTTCTGGGCGGGAACGGCGTCAAGATCATTGGTAGTGTGCAGAGCGTGGCGGATGAGATGGAGCGGTGGGTGAGTGTTGGCGATATCGATGGGTTCAATCTCAGCTATGCTACTCTGCCTGATACCTTTGATGAGACCATCACTTTGCTACTGCCTGagctgcggcggaggggtCTCTTTTGGGAGGACTATGCGGTTAAAGGTGGTACGATGCGTGAAAACATGTATGGGCAGAAGGGGCTCAACAGGTTGCCTGAGTCACACGCCGGTGCTAAGTTCACTTGGAAAGCTGGAGAGGAGCTTCCCAAGTATCAGGAGAAGAATTAG
- a CDS encoding uncharacterized protein (ID:PFLUO_002120-T1.cds;~source:funannotate) produces the protein MSDEFPPLAALPQLTLDPSVDPDNLDVAKIVNDWFSSLMQSLSSGQSDNISNLFLEKESWWRDFISFAWDIACHNGADAICKYLGASVTRFKEPKADQPGALQPHLANLGGMRFIQSGFSFKTNFGVGRGVLRLANVGPDQWKAWTVFTALERLKEEGGESQSSAPDGSLQVLIVGAGQSGLALAAHLQALGLKYLVVDKGAQPGHSWRARYDTIKLHTPIYTDHYPFMKYPSDWPRWLDQEHVVKWMKHYGESMGLNIRHGTSASKIEYNESTQRYSVELQSESGIETINPKHLVLATGVFDEKPIRPNFPGEDSFKGQIYHTVDHKSAALVPDIRDKKITIIGSATSAHDIAEDFVNNGAQNVTMVQRRPIYVVSRESVESVAMQRWATPGVSLEDADLLGNSLPMAVVRAMAVGGSQMMSAMDKPMLDGLEKAGMKLKRGTEGDSVVDHQFVRVGSFYIDQGASQMIIDGQIKVRACDGGAQEYYPDGIILGDGTKIESDLVILATGFQRTVNLIARLMGQKVIDKVGDICELDDSQERIGVWRPTGTPGFWFTTGSFMWSRQFAPILALQIAAIEKGLNSYDASQ, from the exons ATGTCTGATGAATTCCCGCCCTTGGCGGCTCTTCCGCAACTTACTCTGGACCCATCCGTGGACCCAGACAACCTCGACGTGGCCAAGATTGTCAATGATTGGTTTTCATCGCTCATGCAAAGTCTCTCTAGTGGCCAATCCGACAACATCTCAAACCTTTTCCTTGAAAAGGAGTCGTGGTGGAGAGACTTCATTTCTTTCGCCTGGGATATCGCCTGTCATAATGGCGCCGACGCCATATGCAAATACCTTGGCGCCTCTGTAACCAGATTCAAGGAACCTAAAGCCGATCAACCAGGGGCCCTGCAACCGCACCTCGCGAATTTGGGGGGAATGCGGTTCATTCAATCCGGGTTTAGCTTCAAGACCAATTTCGGCGTTGGGAGAGGTGTTCTGAGGCTGGCCAACGTGGGGCCCGACCAGTGGAAGGCATGGACTGTATTCACCGCGCTTGAGCGGTTGAAGGaagaggggggagagagcCAGTCTAGTGCTCCTGACGGTAGTCTGCAGGTCCTGATAGTTGGAGCAG GACAATCTGGACTTGCACTTGCTGCACATCTGCAAGCTCTAGGTCTCAAATATCTTGTCGTGGACAAGGGTGCCCAACCCGGACACTCATGGCGAGCCAGATATGACACGATCAAACTGCATACTCCTATTTACACAGACCACTATCCGTTCATGAAGTATCCGAGCGACTGGCCTCGCTGGCTCGATCAAGAGCACGTCGTGAAATGGATGAAACACTACGGAGAGAGTATGGGTCTCAACATTAGGCATGGTACCTCGGCGAGCAAGATTGAATACAATGAGTCGACGCAACGGTACTCAGTCGAGCTGCAAAGCGAAAGCGGCATAGAGACTATTAATCCTAAACATCTTGTGCTGGCCACGGGGGTATTTGACGAGAAACCTATTCGCCCGAACTTCCCTGGCGAGGATTCGTTCAAGGGCCAGATCTACCACACAGTGGACCATAAAtcggcggccttggtgcCAGACATCCGAGACAAAAAGATCACTATTATCGGATCTGCAACCAGTGCGCACGACATCGCCGAAGATTTCGTTAACAACGGAGCACAGAATGTCACAATGGTGCAGCGCCGCCCCATATATGTTGTATCCCGCGAATCAGTGGAAAGCGTTGCTATGCAGCGATGGGCTACCCCAGGGGTAAGCCTTGAGGATGCAGACCTTTTGGGCAACTCTTTGCCAATGGCTGTTGTTCGCGCTATGGCTGTTGGGGGGTCCCAGATGATGTCGGCAATGGACAAACCCATGTTGGATGGGCTGGAAAAGGCCGGAATGAAGTTGAAGAGGGGAACTGAAGGAGACAGTGTGGTGGACCATCAGTTCGTCAGGGTAGGCAGTTTCTACATTGACCAAGGAGCATCCCAAATGATCATCGACGGCCAGATTAAGGTACGGGCATGCGACGGAGGCGCCCAGGAATACTACCCAGATGGAATTATTCTGGGTGATGGCACCAAGATCGAGTCTGATCTTGTGATATTGGCCACGGGCTTTCAACGCACTGTCAACTTGATTGCCCGGCTCATGGGTCAGAAAGTTATCGATAAGGTCGGGGATATTTGCGAGTTAGACGACAGCCAAGAACGAATTGGC GTGTGGAGGCCAACCGGTACGCCGGGATTCTGGTTCACGACCGGCAGCTTTATGTGGTCGAGGCAATTTGCTCCCATACTGGCGTTGCAGATTGCTGCAATTGAGAAGGGGCTAAATAGCTACGATGCATCGCAGTAG